A single genomic interval of Symphalangus syndactylus isolate Jambi chromosome 18, NHGRI_mSymSyn1-v2.1_pri, whole genome shotgun sequence harbors:
- the DNAJC27 gene encoding dnaJ homolog subfamily C member 27 isoform X2 → MAGHPFFYEVRNEFYKDTQGVILVYDVGQKDSFDALDAWLAEMKQELGPHGNMENIIFVVCANKIDCTKHRCVDESEGRLWAESKGFLYFETSAQTGEGINEMFQTFYMSIVDLCENGGKRPTTNSSASFTKEQADAIRRIRNSKDSWDMLGVKPGASRDEVNKAYRKLAVLLHPDKCVAPGSEDAFKAVVNARTALLKNIK, encoded by the exons ATGGCTGGACATCCCTTCTTCTATGAG GTTCGAAATGAGTTTTACAAGGACACACAGGGTGTGATACTGGTCTATGATGTTGGGCAGAAAGACTCCTTTGATGCCCTTGATGCATGGCTGGCAGAAATGAAGCAAGAGCTTGGACCTCATGGAAACATGGAAAATATTATATTCGTAGTTTGTGCCAACAAG ATTGATTGTACCAAACATCGCTGTGTAGATGAAAGTGAAGGACGTCTTTGGGCTGAAAGCAAAGGGTTCCTGTACTTTGAAACTTCAGCACAAACTGGAGAAGGCATTAATGAGATGTTCCAG ACCTTTTATATGTCCATAGTTGATTTATGTGAAAATGGCGGGAAACGCCCTACCACAAATAGCAGTGCTAGTTTCACCAAAGAGCAAGCAGATGCCATTCGCAGAATTCGAAATAGTAAAGACAGTTGGGACATGCTGGGAGTCAAACCTGGGGCCTCAAG ggatgaagtcaatAAAGCGTATCGGAAACTTGCTGTGCTCCTTCACCCTGACAAATGTGTAGCACCTGGCAGTGAAGATGCCTTCAAAGCAGTTGTGAATGCTCGGACAGCCCTCCTGAAAAACATCAAGtag
- the DNAJC27 gene encoding dnaJ homolog subfamily C member 27 isoform X1, which produces MEANMPKRKEPGRSLRIKVISMGNAEVGKSCIIKRYCEKRFVSKYLATIGIDYGVTKVHVRDREIKVNIFDMAGHPFFYEVRNEFYKDTQGVILVYDVGQKDSFDALDAWLAEMKQELGPHGNMENIIFVVCANKIDCTKHRCVDESEGRLWAESKGFLYFETSAQTGEGINEMFQTFYMSIVDLCENGGKRPTTNSSASFTKEQADAIRRIRNSKDSWDMLGVKPGASRDEVNKAYRKLAVLLHPDKCVAPGSEDAFKAVVNARTALLKNIK; this is translated from the exons ATGGAGGCCAACATGCCGAAGCGGAAAGAGCCCGGCAGGTCTCTCCGCATCAAAGTCATCTCCATGGGCAACGCCGAAGTGGGGAAA AGCTGTATTATAAAGCGATACTGTGAGAAAAGATTCGTGTCTAAATACTTGGCAACAATTGGAATTGACTATGGAGTCACAAA GGTACACGTCAGAGACAGAGAAATCAAAGTTAACATCTTTGATATGGCTGGACATCCCTTCTTCTATGAG GTTCGAAATGAGTTTTACAAGGACACACAGGGTGTGATACTGGTCTATGATGTTGGGCAGAAAGACTCCTTTGATGCCCTTGATGCATGGCTGGCAGAAATGAAGCAAGAGCTTGGACCTCATGGAAACATGGAAAATATTATATTCGTAGTTTGTGCCAACAAG ATTGATTGTACCAAACATCGCTGTGTAGATGAAAGTGAAGGACGTCTTTGGGCTGAAAGCAAAGGGTTCCTGTACTTTGAAACTTCAGCACAAACTGGAGAAGGCATTAATGAGATGTTCCAG ACCTTTTATATGTCCATAGTTGATTTATGTGAAAATGGCGGGAAACGCCCTACCACAAATAGCAGTGCTAGTTTCACCAAAGAGCAAGCAGATGCCATTCGCAGAATTCGAAATAGTAAAGACAGTTGGGACATGCTGGGAGTCAAACCTGGGGCCTCAAG ggatgaagtcaatAAAGCGTATCGGAAACTTGCTGTGCTCCTTCACCCTGACAAATGTGTAGCACCTGGCAGTGAAGATGCCTTCAAAGCAGTTGTGAATGCTCGGACAGCCCTCCTGAAAAACATCAAGtag